GAGAAACAGACCAACCTTCGACAAAGACTGTCCTTGGCTTTTATTAATTGTCATTGCAAAACATACAACCAATGGAAATTGTCTTCTTTGGAATTTAAACGGGATCTTGTCTTCAGTAGGAGTTAAAGACATTCTTGGAATAAAAGTTTTGTTTACAATAATACTTccaaactagtttataacccatggGCACCACAGATTAGAAaggtaaaaataattttaattaaattataaggtaATTATTGAGCAATGATAAAAAGAATTAATAATTTGATAAATTAGGCAATAGATATTACAAATAAATTTTTTGTTGAATATGTGTAAAATGGAGGAGTGATTTAGTTGAAATTTAATTAATGAGGAAAAACCttagaatgacaagtggcaaaaaattAATGTGGAGCTCTAattgattgacatgtggcaaatgtgctactcttttattaggtaGGGAGATATGATGACTGCCTCAATAACACGTTTGCCCAAAGATTTGACTTGTAGTCTAGTGCCATTGCATAAACCATTTTTCTGATCAATGTTTCTCAATAGCATAATTGGAACACCGACTTTAAAAATGAGCTTATGGTTTGGCATACCTGATAGTTTAAGACCATTTAAAACATAAGGTGAATATAAATTACAATCAACCTGATTATGAACAAACTCGGATTGGTAGAGGCTATCTGAACTTAAGTATTCTTTTTCCTCTCCTGGAATCAATTTTAGCAAACGATCATTTATTTCTTGGACAACTTCATTTTTGGGAGAAAGTATTGCTCTTTCCTGAAAATAACCTGCAATGTTGAAGTTTTCCACAATTGAAGGATATACAAACTTGATTAATGAACCTATAGAATCACATGGATCATTAATAAGAATATCTTGTGGAATATCCACAATTGCTTCACCATCATTCAGACCACCAAGCTTATCTTCTCCTATGTCCAAAAGCCAGTTTGAAAAACCTCTTATTTTGTCAACAGCAGATGCATCGCTTCCAACAGTTAGCCTCatgttttttgttaatttatgGACTTTGCATTGTTGCCATAAATACGAAGAACTTAAAGAAGCATTAACAATGTTTTGTCTACTGCCACCCAAAACAACAGGCAGAATTTGTCTGAAATCACCTCAAAAAACAACCACTTTCCTCCAAA
The genomic region above belongs to Lactuca sativa cultivar Salinas chromosome 4, Lsat_Salinas_v11, whole genome shotgun sequence and contains:
- the LOC111896883 gene encoding uncharacterized protein LOC111896883; its protein translation is MRLTVGSDASAVDKIRGFSNWLLDIGEDKLGGLNDGEAIVDIPQDILINDPCDSIGSLIKFVYPSIVENFNIAGYFQERAILSPKNEVVQEINDRLLKLIPGEEKEYLSSDSLYQSEFVHNQVDCNLYSPYVLNGLKLSGMPNHKLIFKVGVPIMLLRNIDQKNGLCNGTRLQVKSLGKRVIEAVIISPYLIKE